From Clostridia bacterium, a single genomic window includes:
- a CDS encoding uracil-DNA glycosylase: MAVAYATLEELKAECLKCSRCDLRSGCRQVVFGEGNPEARLMLVGEAPGAQEDIEGRPFVGAAGQLLDRILAAAGFSREEVFIGNVIKCRPPGNRFPNAEEVAKCRPYLDAQIQLIKPRIILCLGNLALKTLINPYAQITKDRGKWVERNGIKMMATFHPAALLRDASKKKPVWEDFQKVRDQYRVEVAEQLSLFG; this comes from the coding sequence ATGGCGGTGGCATATGCAACCTTGGAGGAATTAAAGGCCGAATGCTTAAAATGCAGCCGCTGTGACCTGCGTTCAGGTTGCCGCCAAGTGGTTTTTGGGGAGGGAAACCCAGAGGCTCGGCTGATGCTGGTAGGAGAAGCCCCAGGGGCTCAGGAAGATATTGAGGGCCGGCCCTTTGTGGGGGCGGCCGGCCAGCTCCTGGATCGGATTTTAGCGGCAGCAGGGTTTTCCCGGGAGGAGGTCTTCATCGGCAATGTGATAAAGTGCCGGCCGCCCGGAAACCGCTTTCCCAACGCCGAGGAGGTGGCCAAGTGCCGCCCCTACCTGGATGCCCAAATCCAGTTGATTAAGCCTCGCATAATTCTTTGTCTGGGCAATTTGGCGCTTAAGACTTTGATCAACCCTTATGCTCAGATCACCAAGGATCGGGGCAAATGGGTGGAAAGGAATGGCATCAAGATGATGGCCACTTTTCACCCGGCGGCTCTGCTTCGGGACGCGTCTAAAAAGAAGCCGGTCTGGGAAGACTTTCAGAAAGTGCGCGACCAGTACCGGGTCGAGGTAGCCGAGCAGCTGAGCCTGTTTGGGTAA
- the tsaB gene encoding tRNA (adenosine(37)-N6)-threonylcarbamoyltransferase complex dimerization subunit type 1 TsaB codes for MLVLGLDTATKALSVAIAEAGQVVVELYLNTDGRHAVRLLPLIDQALKWAGVSMAEIGAVAVSAGPGSFTGLRIGMATAKGLCQALGKPIVGVPTLDVLAANAAGFDGLVLPLLYARQKQVYTALYQTGLGPGSSAGQRRLTDYRSFKVEALGPWLKHQLEVWGQDHGTSGQGARDARILALGDVPPDYLKPAQELVGPSLGWGRPEQMYPRATQVIQLAWAKLARGEGDDLYRLAPLYIMRSSAEEKLASR; via the coding sequence TTGCTGGTGCTGGGGCTTGATACCGCCACCAAAGCCTTAAGCGTGGCTATAGCCGAGGCCGGGCAGGTGGTGGTAGAGCTTTACCTGAATACTGATGGCCGCCATGCAGTGCGCCTCCTGCCCCTGATCGACCAGGCGTTGAAATGGGCGGGGGTGAGTATGGCGGAAATTGGCGCGGTGGCGGTCTCCGCTGGACCTGGCTCCTTTACCGGCCTAAGGATCGGCATGGCTACTGCTAAGGGACTATGTCAAGCCCTTGGCAAGCCCATCGTGGGGGTGCCTACCTTAGATGTCCTGGCGGCCAATGCGGCCGGGTTTGACGGGCTGGTATTGCCCCTGCTTTATGCCCGGCAAAAGCAGGTTTACACGGCCCTATATCAGACCGGCCTGGGCCCCGGTTCCTCGGCGGGGCAGCGGCGCCTCACCGATTATCGGAGCTTCAAGGTGGAGGCCCTGGGCCCTTGGCTTAAGCACCAGCTTGAGGTTTGGGGCCAAGACCATGGGACTAGCGGCCAAGGTGCCAGGGACGCAAGGATACTGGCCTTGGGCGATGTTCCCCCGGATTATCTTAAACCGGCTCAAGAGCTGGTTGGCCCTTCTTTAGGCTGGGGCCGGCCGGAACAAATGTATCCGCGAGCGACCCAGGTAATTCAGCTAGCCTGGGCCAAGCTTGCCCGGGGCGAGGGTGATGACCTCTACCGCCTGGCGCCCCTTTATATCATGCGCTCCTCCGCCGAAGAGAAGTTGGCCAGCCGTTAG
- the rimI gene encoding ribosomal protein S18-alanine N-acetyltransferase → MRVEHLDEVLAIERASFPTPWSKYAFLGEIRDNRFAHYYVGLYNGRVAAYGGMWVILDEAHITNIAVSPEHRSLKLGKAMLITLMQKAAYLGADKITLEVRPSNYIAQSLYRSLGFVPTGVRKGYYTDTQEDAIIMWRYLGLPQVGQERA, encoded by the coding sequence ATGCGGGTGGAGCATCTGGACGAGGTGCTGGCCATTGAGCGGGCCTCATTTCCTACTCCTTGGTCGAAATATGCCTTCCTGGGGGAGATTCGCGACAATCGCTTTGCCCATTACTATGTTGGCCTTTATAACGGGCGGGTGGCCGCCTATGGGGGCATGTGGGTGATCCTGGATGAAGCCCATATCACCAACATTGCGGTTAGCCCTGAGCATCGAAGCCTCAAGCTGGGAAAAGCTATGCTGATTACTCTGATGCAGAAGGCAGCTTATCTGGGCGCGGATAAGATTACTCTGGAGGTAAGGCCCTCCAATTACATAGCCCAAAGCCTGTACCGCAGCCTGGGTTTTGTCCCCACCGGCGTCCGCAAAGGCTATTATACCGATACCCAAGAAGATGCCATCATCATGTGGCGCTACCTCGGCTTGCCCCAAGTGGGCCAGGAGCGAGCCTAA
- the tsaE gene encoding tRNA (adenosine(37)-N6)-threonylcarbamoyltransferase complex ATPase subunit type 1 TsaE — MGRVGEPLTVVTDSPEATRCWGRRLAALLAPGDVVLLEGELGAGKTTFTQGMADGLGVEGPVTSPSFTLAHEYRGRLSLYHLDLYRLDDPSAMAEVGLDEYLEQDAVAVVEWAEKLGPFVPEAHLRIAITYGQDENQRQLKFYPQGGRYAAMVEELRRFAGAGA, encoded by the coding sequence ATGGGACGGGTGGGAGAACCTTTGACCGTGGTAACTGATAGCCCCGAAGCCACCCGCTGCTGGGGGCGGAGGCTGGCGGCGCTCTTGGCGCCGGGGGATGTGGTATTGCTGGAAGGGGAGCTGGGGGCTGGCAAGACCACCTTTACCCAAGGGATGGCCGACGGCTTGGGAGTGGAAGGGCCAGTTACCAGCCCTTCCTTTACTTTGGCCCACGAATATCGGGGGCGGCTTTCCCTTTACCATTTGGACTTATATCGCTTGGATGATCCTTCGGCGATGGCCGAGGTGGGCTTAGACGAGTATTTGGAGCAAGATGCGGTGGCAGTGGTGGAATGGGCCGAAAAGCTGGGGCCGTTTGTGCCGGAAGCCCACTTGCGAATTGCTATTACCTATGGCCAGGACGAAAACCAGCGCCAGCTCAAGTTTTATCCCCAGGGCGGGCGCTATGCGGCGATGGTGGAGGAGCTGAGGCGCTTTGCTGGTGCTGGGGCTTGA
- the thiC gene encoding phosphomethylpyrimidine synthase ThiC — MTQLEQAKKGIITQEMEKVAAEEGLTPETIRQLVAEGQVVIPANVNHRGLKPVGIGKGLRTKVNANIGTSSDYPDLEVEMAKLKVALEAGTDAVMDLSTGGDLNANRRRILEACPVALGTVPIYQAAVEAIKNRGSLVAMEPEDLFRVILQHAQDGVDFITVHCGVTRETVERLQREGRLADIVSRGGAFLTGWMLHNQKENPLYEQFDRLLEICRQYDVTLSLGDGLRPGCLADATDRAQVQELIILGELVDRARAAGVQAMVEGPGHVPLDQIAANILLEKRLCHGAPFYVLGPLVTDVAPGYDHITSAIGAAQAAAAGADFICYVTPAEHLGLPREEDVRAGVIAARLAGHAGDLVKGVKGAWEWDQQMARARKALDWEAQIDLAIDPKRARELRGSRNPEQAEACSMCGDYCAMKIVGEYLGKEMEKC; from the coding sequence ATGACCCAATTGGAACAGGCCAAGAAGGGCATCATTACTCAAGAGATGGAAAAGGTAGCAGCCGAGGAGGGGTTGACCCCCGAAACCATCCGCCAGCTGGTGGCGGAAGGCCAGGTGGTGATCCCGGCCAACGTTAACCACCGGGGACTAAAGCCGGTAGGAATAGGCAAGGGTTTGCGTACCAAGGTAAATGCCAACATCGGCACCTCCAGCGATTACCCCGACTTGGAAGTAGAAATGGCCAAGCTTAAGGTAGCTTTAGAAGCTGGGACCGATGCGGTGATGGACCTCAGCACCGGTGGCGACCTCAACGCCAACCGGCGGCGAATCTTGGAGGCTTGCCCGGTAGCCCTGGGCACGGTTCCCATTTACCAGGCAGCGGTGGAGGCCATTAAAAACCGGGGCTCCTTGGTGGCCATGGAGCCGGAAGACCTATTCCGGGTTATCCTCCAGCATGCCCAAGATGGAGTGGATTTTATAACCGTCCATTGCGGAGTGACTCGGGAGACGGTGGAGCGCCTGCAGCGGGAGGGCCGGCTGGCCGATATCGTTAGCCGGGGCGGGGCCTTCCTCACGGGCTGGATGCTCCACAACCAGAAGGAAAACCCCCTCTACGAACAATTTGATCGGTTGTTAGAGATTTGTCGGCAATACGATGTTACTTTGAGCCTAGGCGATGGCTTGCGACCTGGGTGTTTGGCCGATGCTACCGACCGGGCTCAAGTGCAGGAGCTAATCATTCTAGGCGAACTAGTAGATCGTGCCCGGGCAGCAGGAGTACAGGCCATGGTAGAGGGACCGGGGCATGTGCCCCTGGATCAGATTGCTGCCAACATCCTTCTAGAGAAGCGCCTTTGCCATGGGGCCCCCTTCTACGTGCTGGGGCCGCTGGTAACTGATGTAGCTCCGGGCTATGACCACATCACTTCTGCCATCGGGGCTGCCCAAGCGGCAGCGGCCGGAGCCGATTTTATCTGCTACGTGACTCCAGCTGAACACCTGGGCCTGCCGCGGGAGGAAGATGTGCGGGCCGGGGTAATAGCGGCCCGTTTGGCAGGCCACGCTGGCGATCTGGTCAAAGGGGTAAAAGGAGCCTGGGAATGGGACCAGCAGATGGCCCGGGCCCGCAAGGCTTTGGACTGGGAGGCCCAAATCGATCTGGCCATCGATCCCAAGCGAGCTCGCGAGCTGAGAGGGTCGAGAAACCCTGAACAGGCCGAGGCTTGCTCCATGTGCGGCGATTACTGCGCCATGAAGATCGTGGGCGAATACTTAGGTAAGGAAATGGAAAAATGTTAG